In the genome of Aedes aegypti strain LVP_AGWG chromosome 2, AaegL5.0 Primary Assembly, whole genome shotgun sequence, the window aaaatgaacacagtattcggcatttgaatcataatGCTATTCCATACTTTTGCGCACAAAAACATTACCAAACAAGTTGCAATAAACTATTTTATCAGCACTAATCGCAAGacgaagaaattgaaatttttacaaatatcaacTTATTTATGCCtgtcagatgcatttgaagacCCTGTTAGCCttaagtgttcgaaatatgagtcaaaacggtacctaagttaagattttttttataaataaataattgattttcatagaaaaatgggCCTAAGTATAGTATGGAACAAAGGTAGTTTACAGCTTCTTAAGCAAACATGCTACTTTCGTATAACTCACTATGTACCACTTACCTCTATCACATACTAGCCAAAAGGAGTATAAGGTGCGATCGGTAGAATCGCCGCGGTCAGTCAGTGCCGTTTCGTCAGTGCGAGTAATAACATAATAGATCACAGAGAGAGTGGTCACCCCGTCTCAAAGCATCGATTCGTGCGTGCGGTTTATCGTCGTTGAGCATCTCGTTCACGAGTTTGTTAGACAGCTTTGTTGTTTTAGGTGAATGGCGCTTCGGTGAAAGTGGATGCTTATTCTTGGTTCAAAAATTTCTAATCAGCGTAATTCGTTCGGGATTTCGCAGAACAGCGGCGCACGTGCTGTTTGAAGGGATCAAAAGTTCAATTGGATTGGAAGCGTTGATTAGGTTGATGCCCTATCGGCGTCCACACGGTGCATAAAACAGACAAACAGAGAAGGTAACTTCTATGTGCATGATCACTTGGATCAGTTGACATGAATGGGAATTTGCAACTGATTTTTAGTACTAACGTGTGCATAAATCGATTGAATGGTGTGTATGAATGGAAGCTTTTTCTTTAAATAGATCCCCTGCCGCAAAGGAAAAgtaaaacaatttgaaaaattacgaTTACACATTGTAAACATAATCAAACGGTAGCACCAAGTGTGTAACGTAATTAGTCTCAGCTCAGGATTGTTTATTTAGGTCGCAAATTACTGAAATAACTTGGTCAAACAAGTTATCAATTGTGTTTCCCGGGCGGAAGATTAAATGGTTTAATGTATCTTTTTCTACTTCTTTCTGACATTACGCCCCTAGTGAAACTGAGTTTTCATCTCAGCGAAGTGTTCTTACGAACACTTCCACATGTGTCAATGGATTGTCTATTTTCGAATTTCTAGGAATATCGTGTAAcatgtacgaagatactttgaaaactgttcattttataaagtggacaccttttCTATGCtagatcttttttatttataattgaacCATGCACCGAAGACCGATTACAATTTGGTTTTCGGTGCATGGTTCAAGTACTATTCTTCgatgttatgaaaataaaagATCTGACGAAATGCTTTTTTGATTGAAGAACTAAAAGCGTTTTCTAAATACTCCAGAGaaaagctgttcttcaaagttgaacattatttttcgcacaACTTAAttcctcatttttatgaacaaattgtatattGATATTCTACTGAAGATAGGTCTTTAAAACCATCAATAATATTCTACCAATCTCTGACACTAGGTAACTCTAGTGATTTGCCCATTTAAAGTATAATCCACTAAAGCACCACCTTTTTACTTTACAGCAAAACAAATAAAGTTGGTTTAAATTACTGAAAttaactatatttgtataatagGAAATGAATCTTGAGAGTTCGAACCGCATCCAAAAGTataaattatatatatatatatatatatatatatatatatatatatatatatatatatatatatatatatatatatattgtcgATTTTTTCAGCCAATTTCTAAAAAGCATTGATTAAAGTTATTCGTGTGTAATATAATTATTCTCGTGGcctttttattatcacaacattgtacagtATTAgtcaaaaggattttttttaaatcattcttAATTAGTATCAAATGTAGTATTCATCACAAACCCCCTCCGGAGCAAAATGTCGCGCGTGTCGTATATCTTGTGTTTCGTCAAACATCATAATCGTTGGTGCCTGCACATGACGTATTCGTTTATTGATGATATGCTATTAATAATgccaattgttttttttctctttaatCAGAAAATCGATAAAACTAAGAAAGCTGTTTTGTCATGTTATCAGTTGTAGCCAAGTCAAACAAGTTATCACAGATGGGATTATTCATTGTCTTTCAAACGCATTTTCAATTATGTTCAATCTTATCGTTTTTCGAACTTCAAGCCATGCGTGCTATACTAATCACAGCTGTgatgaaaataatttaattatttttaataaatgccTGTAATATCcctgttttttgttttgttttttttttatgtcaaaatgtcAGTCCTTAAAAAAGATGTCACTGTTGCTCTTTGCTTGTTCATTTCCCAACGACATAGATCATCGACTAAAGCTGATGGTATATTGGTTGTCaatatttggaaaagggttattggAGCCCTCCGAAGTTTGGCAATGCAATCCAAACAGGGTAataaactttataaaacgagttgagcCTAGTTGGGATAACGTGCTCCATCAACCATTGTCCaccacatctcaattgtgagaggatatttgatgagcacaaaattaaatatgggtcataccacaatattcctaattaTTGGACGCAGTGggtaaaaggctctacagacaaggaaaaaaaaaagctgatgGTAAAGTTAGATGGATGATGGCTCAATATTGAAAAATAGTATTCGTAAAACTTTCACCGGATGCGCAATTTTATTTCAAGTATCTACTGCCATGTAGACATGAGCatgtgaaaaatataaaaagcttCATTCAGAACGAACAAGAGATCATGCCATTGCATATTGGTCCACCGAACGAAATTAAgtgtaataaattaataacttgaaaaatataagagccaaatttcatagtttttcaaattcgctctcaaactttttaatttcaaaagatagcaCGATAAAAAGTTCTACAATGTtgtagattttttaaaatatgattaatttctgaaacatcattttttctatATCTTACAGTTAGAGTGATATGAGAAACTTTAgaattttatgtttaaaatcGGTTTTTCCTCAATACTAACGAAAATAGCAAAATTATAACGTTTTCTCTTGAGCCGTCATACCTCTAAAATTTTACtatgaaaagatataagcgTTTTAGTAGTATTTGATTCCACTTTTTCAAGGGTTACATTTCAAAATGAGGCAAGTGAAATCGAAACCTTTTCCTACTACCTGAATAGGCATATCTTAaagtatattttaagaaattttcgatgaaagtatttttttttttttgatttccgcTAATAACTGTGTTTTGAATTATTCcttaattttacttagaaaacagatttttctaacttCTTGAGATTCTAATTCACTTACACTCGATTATTgtataatacatttttaaataatcaaTTATTCTTAGCGTGAACAAGAACATTGTAGATGGCTATCATGCTGCAGATACAAACTCACATTTCTGGCatatacttacttgatacttgatacttgatgggctacaattcgctacgatgaatctgcgccgaatggatgagtcttctccactggacTCGGTCCTGGACCAATCACTTGACCACGAAGTCGGTgacctcgtccgggttctctgtagaatattatctttgcttgtcggcATACGAGCAacgaccagcccaacgcagcctgccgtgttttatgcgcttgacaattactacctctttatacacttggtacaactcgtgattcatgcgacgccacCAGTTGCCGTTTTCTAGtgtaccgccgagtattgttcgcagcactttacgttcaaacaccccgaaagctctccagTCAACTTCCTTAAATGTTCATGATTCATAgccatataggacaaccggaaggagcagtgtcttgtataacgcgagttttgttttcatttgcaggctgcgggacttcagctggttacggggCCCGTAGAAAACCCGACTCGCAGcagcaatacgtcttttcacctcgcgagtaacatcattatcgcatgtcactagtaTTCCAAGATAACAAATtctttcaccacctagcaccatttcgctactactaacacgtccggactcacgttgaccaccagctatcatgtactttgtggtgttgatcatgggcccgatcctcgctgtctccctcttgaaaggcacgaacgcctcttccactgcccgacggtcaatcccgatgatgtcgatatcgtccgcaaagccaagaagcatatgagaacgtgtgataatgacGCTTCactgcacaccggctctcctgatagtaccttcgagcgctatgttaaacagcaagttagaaagagcgtcaccctgtttcaatccatctaaggttacgaacaatgacgaaatctcgtccaTCACCCGCACTCTTGATTTCGAcacatcaagcgttgcacgaatcagtctaatcagcttcgccggaaagccatgttcggacataatttgcctcaactcgtttctcttcactgaatcgtaagggtatgcgaaataccgaatgattccgtcaaatacgcttcggaacgaaattccgcggaattccacggaactcgcactggcgaaatttgtattttgctatttcgtttcgtttcgccaaattgttaaaatatttccgcggaaaattgaaaacaaacggaataaaacggaatttcgcgaaattcgagtttaatttcgaacaaaaaaaaagcaaagtgttcgcttctactcctagcagctacagccaaaaatgggtccgtattatggatcaaatcgactcatatcatggatcagaacattataacagcaaattatctgcgaggcaaacgaatgatgtggtagtgaaagcatacgttttggcgtttctttaggaatcgtcttatcttagattcataactgtggtatgggtttcaatgccccacaaatatgaatcaacgcttctaggcatatgtatgacattttatttcctacgaatggaacaaatgtgtttaagcatgttattattgattgcaatgctgtatagatttatggttcgcgtaggtaaaatgggttctgcgtaattgctactctccgtttaatccaactttgatccatatctgtgtgctatccataactgtgggatgactgtagtattgactggtccgtaggatatgataaactgtactgccgttgtaaagtttccaaaaactccCATTTGCactaaattcctcgcggcgaatagcccaggaaaggaacaactgcgtttgatgaaccaccgcaatgttatcttccataagaatgaagagaacAAACccacggtttcctccggggaacatcgcgtgtccttttgagcaaattcgttaatatatcgcaaaaattgtttgtacataaatgtcaaaaaaagctgcggagcgtgagtccctgatgttctggatttgctcaggtggtgcagattttTGATgagcgcattagttctctctttTGCTTTCctgctatgacgtcacttttaactctgcataagaacagcgggagaatagaagagaaaactaatagcacgcatcaatgagttaaggctctccgcgattccgttgttgtgtcataaaactctacatgtagcagcgaaatcgcagcgattgtttgttctctacatgtagcagcgaaatcgcagcgttgatttgggtgatcctaagccacacctcaaatcttcaagagcacaaatctaaagaaccagacgtccattcaagctaaaaaatctatcgattggttactcgatggccaatcgatcaagtgttcagcttgaaccgctgtcgggtttGTTAGATTTGTGGTCTGGAAATTCTGAGGTCCTTAAACAAGGAaaatgcatacattattttatatcgaaaaatgaatctaggtttattcacgctgtatcacaccaccaactcctctctcctcttataacgtgacataatttcctcacgaccccagttaaaaaaaatgcgaacatAGATAATCCatcattacaagtattggaagccaaatGCCACGAGACAAAAGTCTTAAcattttcaataccgacatcaagtttcaaaattctctagtttcgccatctttcgatcgattttgatcagttataaatttgattcatgcattgcaagcaccatcaaaattggttccggatttagattcaagtttggtggggtaccgttttgattcatattacggacacttaaggcccctGTGAAGTACAACCAATTgaaaagcatataaattgaaacatattgtATGATAGCTGTGCGTTATCAGACTTTTGAAACACTCAACTTCCGAACGGTGGGCGAAGATTCGGATTCCAAAGCTTGAATtacctaaaataaatagaaattaatgatctttccatgattcttattccggacacaacctcacttttgcttcattttaCGGACACCttgtttcaaattccggacaactCACGAAAAGAAGAACTTTAATagtttaattataaataaacTCTTGAATTCGTAAAAGCAACGTCAAAACAAGTtgcgcattataaattttcatggattgctatttgAAATTCATATTAAAACGCGCCCGAAAGTTGGGAACTTTCAAAcagcaaattttgaaacatttcacttgaaacctttcccatacaaagtagagtgtcctgaattagaagctgtccggaatttgaatcaaaacggtacctagggtatttcacaatagaaagtgcaacaattttttttttcaattttcgcacatctagatctcgagaaaaaaaaaataagccaaacattaaattaagctcattgaaagacggattgtctgaacgaaaatgggtgaacttgtcaatcttatttgcggttcctctatgctatgtagtccaggttcaaaacttttttttcgaaattttctaaaattgtttaaaatactctcgaagctcaaaattcagtgaaaatgtgattttgtagtcagttttaaacaaagaatctgaaaatgagataatatcaacaatccttatttcttcagaaatcgtccaggatcatttctccagtatttgctctacaaaataataggaataccttcagtattttctacaaggtttactctaaaagtttgtattcatccagatttgatccctacaagaattaattcacagtttatgtaTGGCTTTTCcggaaaatttctaaggaacttctaaattaccccaacaggcaatcctggttaagttgctgtcgcaatatctcttggagtttattacttttgtagttcttttaaatttatcttgattgttttcttaggtatgtgttgatggattttttaaaatttaatttaattcaatactccagcaaatactaaagcaaatattccagtgattcctctgttctacttatttttcttcttctttcttgcgttgtgttccaactgggaaagagtctgcttctcagttaagtgttttcatgatcacttatcgacttgtgtccccaatcacattcattcaagccacaaagcataaagtacagcaaaaaaaattaatatcattattccatgttttatggtaccgtaatttggggtgtagttgatcagtggggagaagttgatcatttccgtacccacatgtatgaactgccaagagagctattatccgttttcaattatcacaagttGTGTCATATCGTATTACCTGATAGctgctcttgatgtttctgAATTCGGTTCATCGTTCAATATAGTTATgccatggaaaaacagatttttaaggaaatgtttgatgaactgttaaaGGGTTCTACCCCAAACATTCGTCTAttgccaaggctatataaagacaccatttaaataaactgtttcgtaCATTCCATATATGTTCTGTGAACCCAGTTTTATATTTGCattgaggataaaaaatcattttcagagataaaaatgttctttttgtgagcgagttgccaattacaaagaaaattgcatacctttaggcgttttattTGGAGTATTCTGGATTTcacaacattcaattctaaaattgaccgatttatcaacaacttgtaagatttttgagacttgattcgggATCAGTGATCCCAAATTTAGTAATTAGCAtgtctctttattttaggaaacatgtcacagtaattgatcaacttcaccccggaatcaaaaattccactttttgatttctaaaaaatatttttgttattatgataaCAATTCGTAAAAATTTCTATAATTTCTATTTGTATAATTCTataaacatccaaccagtacaggttttaaaaatatgtggatgagaatacatgcatcatactaggaattatagaacagaatcgctcaaaagtgatcaacttcaccccattttacggtatatattagcatatccacatgattaaaaaaatgtaaggcgtttctaaaaaccaaattaattttggactcctctcaatatttttgaaattgtttcaaatgtttgtaactgcttttcgacccacttcttatttgctaaatttaaattaaacccactcattgccttgttcttctttctggcgttacgtccccactgggacagagcctgcttctcagcttagtgttcttatgagcacttctacagttactaactgagagcttactatgccaatgaccatttttgcatgtgtatatcgtgtggcaggtacgaagatactctatgccctgggaagtcgagaaaatttccaaccccaaaagatcctcgaccggtgggattcgagcccacgactctcagcttgggcccccttgtgtgagtgtcagataGTTGAAATGacaccttataaagttattaagaagatttcaaacaaacagaaaaaaaaaattaccaaaacatgtaaggattccgctgagcaatgctaaggtttccatatggtagaggatttaaaaagaagtttttatgcctattgtcatatttccagcttttgacaagaaaaaaaaaacttaaacgtgtataccgcgaaacaaatttaaaaatttcgtttcgtttcgaaaaattccgtgaaatatttgatttcgtatcgagttacacgaaacatttttaaatctcgtttcgtttcgtcattatcggcgcaagatattccgcgtatcgtttcgtttcgtatcgacatgtaaacaatccatatcgcatactcttactgaatcgtacgctgttttgaaatctacaaacagatgatgagtctgcaagttgtactccaggaatttatctaggatttgacgcatggtaaacatttgatccgtcgttgatcggccctctcgaaaaccagcttggtgtTCGCCGAAAAAGGATTCCTCATAAGGTCTCAATaagaattccagaattccagacatgattttgtacgccgaattgaggagtgtTATccccaaggggtggatcactcttGATGCATTCAATGCATCGGAAAAATTAtctgcatttaaatgcattttttttcgtaCGAAACTCATGGATTACTTTAGATCGTATCTCTagcgaaaacaaaatatgtcaaATTTGATGATGTATCAAGAAATTGAAAATCCATAACATACATAGTTCGATACAATTCGATGTGATTCTTTTCACGGATTTCCGGAAACTGAAGGGTAATCACTATTCTAATGAGAGCAATAATCCAAAACGTTTTTTCAGCTATCGAACATAACATTGAGGTAGATAAAACATATTGAAAAACGTTGTTCATTTTGCGGAAGTTATTCTTAAATTCATGCTCGGATATTACAACCCATAGAATccttcaaaaaagtgaccacAGTCGTTAAGGGTCAAAAAAGGACAACGGCATCCGCTTACCACGACGACTGATTTCCGGTACGTCCTTTTTTCACTAGCCAGAAGAAATTATGTAAGGATTATGCTCAGGATTCAATCTCAGTAGATGCCCATAGTTTCGTCGCAGTTTCGGAGGAACAGAATCCTATTGCTGTTAGCTGACAAAACCTCAGAGAAAAAGACAAACATACTTTTGAACATAGAGACCATATATCTTCAGTGCAACTTCCGCGCGAGAAGACGAAATACAAAATAAAAGGAAAGAAGGGACTGTGGATATTGGTCCTTCATACCCCCCAGCAAACGccccaaagaaaattttgaaccaGCATCCCTAATATATACAGTTATTCCgattgttccagcaaatatctcttttttccgctttctttaccatacaaaattcggtttatggtgaatatatcttaaagcaatgatttttttacgaatactttgtatgaaacactatcagaactttcaattttgcacatttttgctgaaagcaccaaagagctatctcgaatgtttttcaagttatggacaattttcggttgaaaaacacatcattttcaaaattttgtcaatcttttcaaacaaaaaacgtcctcacagctTTTTTTCACtttaaacagagaaagaaatagtctttctaatgccgacaaaaaattgaaaatccgtttgcgcctttcggagatatcggcatttgaaaacaaccattttttcgaagaaaatttctgataactctgtaaccataagagatagaacagtagtttcttcagcAAAAAGTTGctcaatcaaaagttctaaaagtgcttgcaacaaagtttttgcgagaagttatcgtataaaaagttatcaagaaaaaactgatttttcagtaccaccctaactttttttgttaaaaaaatcacaactcgcgaaccataagagatagaaatttgagttctttggcaaagttgctccaaatcggttgttctaaaacattgtagaacattgtgtagtcctaaatgcgtcagcaaaaaagtttatgtgctgatctcgtaaaccatgtgggccaccctaatttcacatctctgaaaaaaatgtctgaaaaatatggagaaactttgccaaagacaccatatatctaaaattgacggtttaggctcaatcatttttgtcttcctagatatggctctGAGACCAATgtgcagtgttcggcatttgaatcaaaacggtgtTCCATACTTCAacgtaaaaacaaaactaaataagctaaaataaacaattttatcggcacatccaacaactaacagttagactttgcgaataaattgaaatcttcacaaatatcagctaatttatgcctatcagatgcatttgaagtcactgttggccttaagtgttcggaatatgagtcaaaacggtattcatcCTTGGAATCTATGCTCAACGGTGTAGGGATTGAGAGAGGTACTAGAGAAGATATGAACTAAGCAGAAGGGCAAATTCCCACGAGAGGGTAAATCTatgaggagtgaagaatgagcaatgaggagtaagaaatgaggaatgagagatgagaaatgaggagtgaggaatgaagagtgaggTGTGAAGAATGAAGAGTggggaatgaggagtgaggaataagGAGTTATATCTGTagagtgaggagtgaggaataagGAGTGATGAGTAAGTAACAAGGAATGAGGAATAACGAGTGAGGAGTCAATAataaggaatgagaaatgaagagtgaggagtgaggagtAAAGAACGAGGAATGAGGAATAAAAAGTGAGCAGTGTGGAATGaagagtgaagaatgaggaaaGTCTTGGAAGGTTAACGTATAAATCACCaaggaaaaatattttcgagtaaGACTTATCATAGACAAGTACATTTATGTTGTAATAGTTGAAGTAGTCATATTAAATATGTTTTCATATGAATACTGTTATACTTTTCTCTCCTTAtgcaaaatgaattatttttttaaatgattcacTGAATGGATCAAAAGAAACGATTCACTTTTGTGAATGAGTCACCCCAAATCCTTCCCAAAATTGCATCGTTTGCTCATCTATAGTGTACAAGCATGCTGACAATATTAAAATccattaagtattcgctgagcggtgaggccTATACAGGTTAATCCCGACTGAttgcaaatctttgcatttacCTAGTAGATCATTGATTAAGAACTGCAACTTCAAAAGTGATCTAACATACATCAGGAGCGATTTTTAACTACATTGAAGggctttttttattatttcagccATCTTGATCACAGATATCTAGAATTTTCAGTTCTCAAAACCTTCTTCTGTTTGAATTTAATTTCAGCTTTCAGAGAATGCCAGCGAATATCATCATGAAGATCCTAATTACATCAATTTTGATCTTAAATCTTGCGATACATGTCGTACCCCAGCACCTCATTTCTTCGGGTACATCAGCAGTAGAGAGCAAACCAGCCAGTGCAAGACCAACATACGAAGACTACAAACGACAGCGAGAAAACTTTCTGCAAGCAGAAGAGTATCATTTTCTTGGAGCAAATGTGACCTTGaatgaaaatgaacaacttGTAAATAAATTTCTCATGCGACTGAAGCTGGAGGAGATGGTGAAGGGTTTTAACGACAGCTATAATTTTATACCGGCAAGACATATTTTCGAAGTGCTTGACCGTTTCGGACAGTCTAAGGTGTTCAAAGTTATCCAGAGGTTGCCCAAAGGTGGTGTTTTACATGCGCACGATATGGCTTTGGGCAGCACTGATTTGATTGTGAATGCAACCTATCGGGAGAACTTGTGGCAGAAAGGAAACTTCGGGGTGTCACATGGGCCACAATTTAAGTTTTCCAAGGAGAAACCTGGAAAGGAATGGTCATTGGTATCTGAAATACGCCAGTGGATGACCGATAAGGTGTATGACGCAAAAGTTGGTGAGATATTCAGTCTCTACAATGCAGATCCATTAAATGCCTATAAAAGCTTGGATGACGTGTGGAGCAAATTCCAAAACTTGTTCGGGAGCTTAGCACCGCTGATCACATTTGCCCCAGTGTGGAGACAGTATTATCACGATTCGTTGAAACAATTTTACGACGACCATGTGCAGTATTTGGAATTCAGGGGAGTTCTGCCTGACGTTTATGACTTAGATGGAAAGATATACAGTGCAGAAGAGATTGTTCAAATGTACTACGAAGAGACAGAGGAATTCAAATCGAGTCATCCGGAATTCATTGGCGCCAAGTTCATTTATGCTCCTGGTCGGTTCGCAACTGATGACGAGTTTCTGAAGATTATCGATACTGC includes:
- the LOC5566826 gene encoding adenosine deaminase 2; the encoded protein is MPANIIMKILITSILILNLAIHVVPQHLISSGTSAVESKPASARPTYEDYKRQRENFLQAEEYHFLGANVTLNENEQLVNKFLMRLKLEEMVKGFNDSYNFIPARHIFEVLDRFGQSKVFKVIQRLPKGGVLHAHDMALGSTDLIVNATYRENLWQKGNFGVSHGPQFKFSKEKPGKEWSLVSEIRQWMTDKVYDAKVGEIFSLYNADPLNAYKSLDDVWSKFQNLFGSLAPLITFAPVWRQYYHDSLKQFYDDHVQYLEFRGVLPDVYDLDGKIYSAEEIVQMYYEETEEFKSSHPEFIGAKFIYAPGRFATDDEFLKIIDTAKRLHKKFPTFLAGFDLVGQEDPGRSLLEFAPALLKLPASINFFFHAGETNWYGMKTDQNLIDAVLLGSKRIGHGFAVLKHPKVLKEIKRRQICIEINPISNQVLKLVQDQRNHPAALLFSDNYPVVVSSDDPSFWRSTPLSHDFYVAFTGIASAKQDLRLLKQLALNSIEYSAMNSEEKTSAKEKWSQAWHDQISALATDIVAGSV